A genomic window from Haliaeetus albicilla chromosome 10, bHalAlb1.1, whole genome shotgun sequence includes:
- the BOLA1 gene encoding bolA-like protein 1, with translation MRGPLLAAAGRGLWAMGDGPLARTIRTKLDAALQPTHLQVLDESSRHGGPPGAETHFAVVVVSGHFAGLPPLQRHRLIHAALRAELAGPLHALAIVAKTPQQWENDPHVPPRPPCLGGSKHERHGDAAGGDRESPRNQ, from the coding sequence ATGCGGGGTCCCCTCCTGGCGGCTGCTGGCCGGGGACTGTGGGCCATGGGGGATGGCCCTCTGGCCCGCACCATCCGTACCAAGCTGgatgcagccctgcagcccacccACCTCCAGGTCCTGGATGAAAGTTCCCGCCACGGTGGCCCCCCCGGTGCTGAAACCCATTTtgcggtggtggtggtgagcGGGCATTTCGCTGGGTTGCCCCCGCTGCAGCGGCATCGCCTGATCCATGCCGCCCTTCGCGCTGAACTGGCCGGACCCCTGCACGCTCTCGCCATCGTCGCCAAGACCCCCCAGCAATGGGAAAAtgacccccatgtccccccccgaCCCCCGTGTTTGGGGGGCTCCAAGCATGAGCGCCATGGCGATGCGGCTGGTGGGGACAGGGAGTCACCCAGGAATCAGTGA
- the SV2A gene encoding synaptic vesicle glycoprotein 2A, producing MDESFRDRTAFIRGAKDIAKEVKKHAAKKVSKGMDRVQDEYTKRSYSRFEEEEDDEDYPPQDGYYRGGEGANEEEGASSDATEGHDEEDEIYEGEYQGIPRHDSLKAGERLGAEAAVGAFDDSEGQRRKDKEELAQQYELILQECGHGRFQWTLYFVLGLALMADGVEVFVVGFVLPSAEKDMCLSDSNKGMLGLIVYLGMMVGAFLWGGLADRLGRRQCLLISLSVNSVFAFFSSFVQGYGTFLFCRLLSGVGIGGSIPIVFSYFSEFLAQEKRGEHLSWLCMFWMIGGIYASAMAWAIIPHYGWSFQMGSAYQFHSWRVFVLVCAFPAVFAIGALTTMPESPRFFLENGKHDEAWMVLKQVHDTNMRAKGHPERVFSVTHIKTIKREDELIEIQSDTGTWYRRWLVRFLNLSQQVWSNFQQCFAPEYRRVTLMMMAVWFTMSFSYYGLTVWFPDMIKHLQNIEYASRTKLFTHEKVRHFTFNFTLENQIHKGGEYFNDKFIGLRMKSVTFEDSLFEECYFEDITSSNTFFKNCTFISTVFYNTDLFEYKFINSEVVNSTFLHNKEGCQLDFSDDNNAYMIYFVSFLGTLAVLPGNIVSALLMDKIGRLRMLAGSSVMSCVSCFFLSFGNSESAMIALLCLFGGVSIASWNALDVLTVELYPSDKRTTAFGFLNALCKLAAVLGISIFTSFVGITKAVPIFLASAALALGSSLALKLPETRGQVLQ from the exons ATGGATGAGAGCTTCCGAGACCGGACGGCGTTCATCCGAGGCGCCAAGGACATCGCCAAGGAGGTGAAGAAACATGCAGCCAAGAAGGTGAGCAAGGGCATGGACCGCGTGCAGGATGAGTACACCAAGCGCTCCTACTCCCGCTtcgaggaagaggaggatgatgAAGACTACCCACCCCAGGACGGCTACTACCGAGGGGGCGAGGGGGCCAACGAAGAGGAGGGGGCTTCCAGCGATGCCACCGAGGGTCACGACGAGGAGGATGAGATCTACGAGGGCGAGTACCAGGGCATTCCCCGGCATGACTCACTGAAGGCCGGGGAACGGCTGGGGGCTGAGGCGGCTGTCGGCGCCTTTGATGACAGCGAGGGACAGCGACGAAAGGACAAGGAGGAGCTGGCGCAGCAGTACGAGCTCATCCTGCAGGAGTGCGGCCACGGCCGCTTCCAGTGGACCCTCTACTTCGTCCTGGGACTGGCCCTCATGGCTGACGGTGTGGAGGTCTTCGTGGTGGGCTTCGTCCTACCCAGCGCAGAGAAGGACATGTGCCTCTCCGACTCCAACAAGGGCATGCTGG GGCTCATCGTGTACCTGGGCATGATGGTGGGCGCCTTCCTGTGGGGCGGGCTGGCCGACCGCCTGGGCCGAAGGCAGTGCCTCCTCATCTCCCTCTCCGTCAACAGCGTCTTTgccttcttctcctccttcgTCCAAGGCTACGGCACCTTCCTCTTCTGCCGCCTCCTCTCAGGCGTGGG CATCGGCGGCTCCATCCCCATCGTCTTCTCCTACTTCTCGGAGTTCCTGGCGCAGGAGAAGCGCGGGGAGCACCTGAGCTGGCTCTGCATGTTCTGGATGATTGGGGGCATCTACGCCTCCGCCATGGCTTGGGCCATCATCCCCCACTACG GCTGGAGCTTCCAGATGGGCTCGGCGTACCAGTTCCACAGCTGGAGGGTCTTCGTCCTGGTCTGCGCCTTCCCCGCGGTCTTTGCCATCGGGGCGCTCACCACCATGCCCGAGAGCCCCCGCTTCTTCCTGGAG AATGGCAAGCATGACGAGGCTTGGATGGTGCTGAAGCAAGTACACGACACCAACATGCGGGCCAAGGGCCACCCCGAGAGGGTCTTCTCG GTCACCCACATCAAGACCATCAAGCGGGAGGACGAACTCATCGAGATCCAGTCAGACACTGGCACGTGGTACCGGCGTTGGCTCGTCAGATTCCTCAACCTCTCGCAGCAG GTCTGGAGCAACTTCCAGCAGTGCTTTGCGCCCGAGTACCGCCGCGTCACGCTGATGATGATGGCTGTGTGGTTCACCATGTCCTtcag CTACTACGGGCTGACGGTCTGGTTCCCTGACATGATAAAGCACCTGCAGAACATTGAGTACGCCTCACGCACCAAGCTCTTCACCCACGAGAAGGTCCGGCATTTCACCTTCAACTTTACCCTGGAGAACCAGATCCACAAAGGCGGGGAGTACTTCAATGACAA GTTCATTGGCCTGAGGATGAAATCGGTGACGTTCGAGGACTCGCTCTTTGAGGAGTGCTACTTTGAGGACATCACCTCCAGCAACACCTTCTTCAAGAACTGCACCTTCATCTCCACCGTCTTCTACAAcacag ATCTCTTTGAGTACAAGTTCATCAACAGCGAGGTGGTGAACAGCACCTTCCTGCACAACAAGGAGGGCTGCCAGCTGGACTTCAGCGACGACAACAACGCCTACATGATCTACTTCGTCAGCTTCTTGGGCACCTTGGCCGTCCTCCCTGGGAACATCGTCTCGGCCCTCCTCATGGACAAGATTGGCCGCCTTCGCATGCTGG CCGGCTCCAGTGTGATGTCCTGCGtcagctgcttcttcctctccttcgGCAACAGTGAGTCGGCCATGATCGCACTGCTCTGCCTCTTCGGCGGCGTCAGCATTGCCTCCTGGAACGCCCTTGATGTGCTCACCGTGGAGCTCTACCCCTCCGACAAGAG GACGACGGCCTTTGGCTTCCTCAATGCCCTCTGCAAGCTGGCGGCCGTGCTGGGCATCAGCATCTTCACCTCCTTCGTGGGCATCACCAAGGCGGTGCCCATCTTCCTGGCCTCCGCCGCCCTGGCCCTCGGTAGCTCCCTCGCCTTGAAATTGCCGGAAACTCGGGGGCAAGTCTTGcagtga